The sequence ACAAAAGTGAAATTATTGAATTTGTTGAAATTGAAAGTCGGCTGTTTACAAGTTGGTCAATGAAAGTTGTGCAAATGGGTGAACAATTTCCGAAGAAACTCAAGGAGTTGAGTCTTAAATATTCCAGTTATCCGACTTTTGATCCGACAGGAATGACTCAAACTCAATGTTTAGAATTTATGAAAGAATTGTCAGCATTTATTCGCTCTACCTAAATCATGGTTAGTTACGATTGGTTAGTGATTGGCGGTGGGATTACAGGAAGTACAGTTGCTTATGAATTGCAAGCGCAAGGGGCAACGGTTTTATTATTAGAATCCAGTCCCGATCTAGATAATGCCACCTGTTATAGTTATGGAGGACTTCCCTTTTGGGCGGGAAGTTCCCCAGAAACAAGAGAACTTTGTGCAGAAGGACTCAAACTCCATCGCAATCTCTCAAACCTCTTAGATCAAGAGACAGAATTTCGTGAAATTAATCTGTTATTAACGGTTAGAGAAAATGAGTCAGTTGCAGAGACGGTCAAGCAATATCAAGACTGTGAAATTCCCCCGCAAGTGTTAAGTGTGGAAGAAAGCTGTGAACTTGAGCCCCTATTAAATCCGAGCGCGATCGCGGGGTCAATTTGTTTTCCTCATGGTCATATCAATCCTAAAAAAACAAATGCAGCCTATCTTAAAGCCTTCACTCGTTTAGGCGGGAAAGTTATTTATGAAGCGGTTCAATCACTGCAATTTGATAACAACAAAGTAATCGGAGTTAATACTAATTACAAAACATATTACGCTGATAATACTGTCATTTGTGCAGGTGGTTTCACTCGCGAATTATTAACTTCAATTGGTGTTCACATTCCCCTATACTTTACCCACGCCGAACTCTTAGAAACAGACCCATTAGAGTTAGAATTAAAAACCTTAATTATGCCCGCTAATGACCAACGCTTGGGCTTAGAAACCACAGCAACTGCACCCGACAAAGAAGCATTATGGGAAAAATCGGGACAAGAATTAGCTGCACCCGTGCTTGATCCAGGGGCAATTCAATTTCGCGATGGACACCTGTGCATTGGTCAAATTAGCCGAACTTTAAGCGATCCTGATGCAACTGTTGATGCTGCTGCTAGTGAGGCTTGGTTGCGAGAAGAGATTGGAACATTATTACCCGCCTTAAAAGATGTTCCAGCAAACTGGCACCGTTGTCTCATTGCGTTTAGCCCCCATCAACAATCTATTGTTAGTAAACTGGAAAATTATGAAGGGCTTTCTGTGTTTTCAGGGTTTACCAGTCCGCTATTATTTGCCCCAGTTTTAGCCAGACGGTTTGCAAAAGAGATTTAACGAAATTGAGCGAGAATACCCCCTCCTCAACGGAGTAGGAATGGGTGAAGCGCGAACTGAGAACGTAGCCTAATCAAAAAGCACTCCCGGTACTGAGATTAAAGTGGGAAACCGAAAAAATCCGTTGGCTTTCCCCCTCACAAGTGGGACAATTGGGGGCAAAATCTCGCAGCGCGATCGCGCTGGAAGGAAAAAGGAATTGGAGTTCTCTTTGCTTATTGTTCAAAATAGAAAAGAGGATAATACTCGCAATTACCCTCTCATGAATAACTAATCATTATGTTCCTGAACCAATACTTGTTTACGTTTTTTGTAATACCGATATCCGAAAAATCCACCTAATGCGAGTAAACCCATTGTTCCTTCTGCTTCAAAGGGCACTGCTGTTGAATTAGTTGCAATAAGTGTACTAGAGCTATCGCTATTACCATCTTTACCATTGAAGCTACCCTGAAGATTTATATCTGCTTCTGGATTACCATCATTCCAAAAATCACCAAAAAAGAAATCGTTCTCCCCATTCTCACTGTTAAAACCAATTGATACATAAGAATTATTTGTATCTAGTCGAAATTCTGTAACACCTCCTGTAGTAGTGAGAAAACCACTGTCATCCCCATAATTAAGACTAGAGTTGGAAGAAGTTAAAGTAAAATTATTGCTTTCATTTCCAACCTCTTCGATAGTAATATTCCAACCATCGATTTCACTTTCTAGAACGCCATCATTGGTTAAATTCTGAAGTTCAATTGTTCCAAAACCTCGAAGATTACCATCAGGTGTAGTTTTAGGATCTAAATTGAAAGTAATTGCATCAGCAGGCATTCCAGAGCCTAATACTATACCAAAAACCGAAAAAGCTGTTAAATACTTCAAAAACTTCATCGCACACCCCACTAGGTCACATTTCATGCATATATAACTATAATGGAAAACTGTGTGATATTTATGTGATTAAAGTCAACTTATAAAGTGAGAAGTATCTATAAGGTGATAATTTCCGATTACAGTAGTTGGGCTTACTTTAACTCTTACGCTCTGATGGGAATCAGGGATAGGCTAAGATGGCAATAATTTCCGATAATAGTTTAAAAGCGTAAGGACTACATTACAGGGCGGGCAAGGCAAACCCTACGACCTGTTGCCTTGCCAAGCTGACAATTGGACTGTTTCAGCAAACCCTAATCAATGACCGATCATCCAAGGACGATCGCGCTTGTGACTTTGATAACTGGGTTGTGTGGGTTCTTTCTCCCGTTTTTCTAATCTCGGTTCATCGGTTTGTCTGGCTTTCAAGAAAGCACTCCCGGTGCTGAGATTAAAGTGAGGAACCGAAAAAATGCGTTGGCTTTCCCCCTCACAAGTGGGACAATTGGGGGCAGAATCTCGCAGCGCGATCGTTCTCCACGCTTCAAAAACCCCGCAAGTTTTACATTCAAATTCGTATAACGGCATTTAGTTCAATCTCCTTTATACCGGTACGATATCTTTATCAAAAATCTCAGTGGGAATTGCAACCGTACAACAGACATTCGGAATATCCACAATTCCACTCACGCGACCTTCTACCGGCGCACAACTGAGTAAGAGATAAGCCTGTTCTCCCGTAAAGCCAAACTTTTTGAGATATTCAATGGCATTTAAACAAGCGCGACGATAGGCAACATGAGCATCCATATAATACTGTTTCCCGTCAAACTCATCCACAGAAATTCCTTCAAAGACGAGATATTCGGAGTAACGGGGCTCAACCGGACCCGGTTTGAAAATGGGGTTCACCATGCCATATTTATCCACACCGCCTTTAATAATGTCCACATGGAGATCGATATAGCCTGACATCTCGATCGCGCCACAGAAGGTAATCTCACCATCTCCTTGCGAGAAGTGAATATCGCCCATCGAAAGTTTCCCCCCATCCACATACACAGGGAAATAAATTTTTGATCCGCGAGACAGGTTTTTAATATCGCAGTTTCCGCCATGTTCCCGTGGGGGAACCGTTCGCGCTGCTTCGGCTGCTGCTGCTTCAAACGCTGACCCTTTCAAGCCGCCTAAAACGGCATTTTCGGGATTCGGTAACGTTGCCAATGGCGGAACCCGATTCGGATCAGTGGAGACTAACTCCCGTTCCCGTTTATTCCATTTTGCTAACAATTCGTGAGAGGGCGCACAACCAATTAAACCAGGATGGGTAATTCCTGCAAAGCGGACTCCAGGAATATGGCGCGACTGAGTATAAATCCCTTGAAAATCCCAGATTGCTTTTGCTGCTTTCGGGAAATGCTGCGTTAAAAAACCACCGCCATTTTCTTGGGCAAAAATGCCAGTAAAGCCCCATTCATCCCCTGGTAACGCCCCAATATCGAGAATATCAACCACTAAAATATCCCCTGGTTTTGCCCCTTCCACTTCAATGGGACCACTGAGAACATGAACCACACTCAAGTCAACATCGCGAATATCATTGGGGTTATCATCATTTTTAATCTGTCCATCGGTCCAATCTTTACATTCAATCCGAAAGACCGACCCCGGTTTTACCGAAG comes from Halothece sp. PCC 7418 and encodes:
- a CDS encoding FAD-binding oxidoreductase encodes the protein MVSYDWLVIGGGITGSTVAYELQAQGATVLLLESSPDLDNATCYSYGGLPFWAGSSPETRELCAEGLKLHRNLSNLLDQETEFREINLLLTVRENESVAETVKQYQDCEIPPQVLSVEESCELEPLLNPSAIAGSICFPHGHINPKKTNAAYLKAFTRLGGKVIYEAVQSLQFDNNKVIGVNTNYKTYYADNTVICAGGFTRELLTSIGVHIPLYFTHAELLETDPLELELKTLIMPANDQRLGLETTATAPDKEALWEKSGQELAAPVLDPGAIQFRDGHLCIGQISRTLSDPDATVDAAASEAWLREEIGTLLPALKDVPANWHRCLIAFSPHQQSIVSKLENYEGLSVFSGFTSPLLFAPVLARRFAKEI
- the fmdA gene encoding formamidase, which produces MPETLFKVDLTKPMSEQEMPGHNRWHPDIPPVASVKPGSVFRIECKDWTDGQIKNDDNPNDIRDVDLSVVHVLSGPIEVEGAKPGDILVVDILDIGALPGDEWGFTGIFAQENGGGFLTQHFPKAAKAIWDFQGIYTQSRHIPGVRFAGITHPGLIGCAPSHELLAKWNKRERELVSTDPNRVPPLATLPNPENAVLGGLKGSAFEAAAAEAARTVPPREHGGNCDIKNLSRGSKIYFPVYVDGGKLSMGDIHFSQGDGEITFCGAIEMSGYIDLHVDIIKGGVDKYGMVNPIFKPGPVEPRYSEYLVFEGISVDEFDGKQYYMDAHVAYRRACLNAIEYLKKFGFTGEQAYLLLSCAPVEGRVSGIVDIPNVCCTVAIPTEIFDKDIVPV
- a CDS encoding FmdB family zinc ribbon protein translates to MPLYEFECKTCGVFEAWRTIALRDSAPNCPTCEGESQRIFSVPHFNLSTGSAFLKARQTDEPRLEKREKEPTQPSYQSHKRDRPWMIGH
- a CDS encoding BLUF domain-containing protein gives rise to the protein MVLCRLIYASEAVAGLAYPELKDIMEKSEKNNTPVGITGMLCFGNDKFLQILEGERAQVSSTYERILQDDRHYKSEIIEFVEIESRLFTSWSMKVVQMGEQFPKKLKELSLKYSSYPTFDPTGMTQTQCLEFMKELSAFIRST